Proteins encoded within one genomic window of Hermetia illucens chromosome 2, iHerIll2.2.curated.20191125, whole genome shotgun sequence:
- the LOC119649046 gene encoding nucleosome-remodeling factor subunit NURF301 isoform X4, giving the protein MSGRGSRKRGRPPKTITSDRPSKFNYQLMKKPKYLTKGSDSQFSTPSASRASSPQGSDASRRSVSRPSMSKSSSSTARGRGRRGGASNTSYNASTSYSRKGYESEYHYGSDFGDSTDKSDADDDPLLMSPTDDESIDNDHDSDSDFSVNSFGPTPNGVGRPPRPPSPDPIWLQDREVPTLTLPSSSDDLLLSKEYTLRAATIYEVLRRFRNQIRLSPFRFEDFCGALVCDEQSALLAEIHMMLLKAMLREEDMQATHFGPLDQKDSINITLYLMDNMTWPEILRSYVESDSVFDRNILEILSTREYPYTGIEDRLTVLQFLTDQFLVTTCIRDDMLQEGPIHYDDHCRICHRLGKLLCCETCPAVFHLECVDPPLVDVPNEDWQCSICKAHKISGVSDCISTQEKQGILIRQDCLGYDRHGRKFWYVCRRIFVEDQESKDIWYYSTVEQLEYLLSKLDEKELEAGLCREINDMKEEIVRQMKITETLTNENKGSKKSYFEVENERIAKLRESGESEDVDGNQNSDSSGETDPNKSLVERKNSNAGEGDLRMTRNKLSQLSNGTLYFKLAMENGFKTYVNQYTTNPIALNKPQRNEERDKKRHLSHKFSLTTASEFKWTGMPNGISETGVISALRQTFLTLEQAIVTPFMNPNWQSLRKTWVAAVTACSKPYEFACVLTVLQTCFKSVIYANVWHEQLGHTKLQRITSGEREEKKKSEKREKRERDDEEERNRLAYNYVKYTLGLKHQVWKQKGEEYRIHGQWGWIWMSYGRRQVRMPRVLDKMVPNKVMMRIKKDDIERVISVDRRTQIVLNSLNENSKPDDLATYAEMKNVDVLPVTQKFEEIDVSKALTTPGRLLYPKIAKKSKLDDLLSRRIKLKEMEEDRLTCGEKKEDDVDVVNDTTPATNDAKLATQTQQSPQPIQSSLERELIRLSTGSKPNQASNVNVELVNSLAKKIQTVRHQFGILNRFAKSYRCYSQSCNTNSNSLAQINQQTCYSPLCLQKARAKRELLLLLRKAHTAGNGKETVAAILGAVKKPSILEQKLMEGKNNGNYSVDDPDDYRHSEDTPTDVLNDFRTAIANSFGCEESLIASCIKLTKDDIKVEPTTEDNIKNETIKEEVIKPELENDNAMEVAGHEVVESEVTIKTESDSPNAKRIRLEDGLVDVDSNPPPSIDIESSESLPDFMDEDSSSRKSRKSRRSTRAANLDYSRNGQKNGSDKPSNDEASGDKKPFQAKSNRRFPIGGKPIKREDKCKFEKELAPNGEERIYTVTNPRGKICLKQIKVESRLTKVQSQKVNVKFPLVANFNTHRGLKTIMMLPRHEALKLARIGGKIAVGGYHHMAKNNTSVWPYPCSRPLFKTCWLYRMSNARTLSAVALQFRILWCCLRWDDMVTKPPTTDGKHQITTETEIVTLELLKHRHLGKYSEKTQYLRRKVVIPLELPKTVREVTSIRSGLRKRKRAESPQQTEPQVTEEWVDEEKLELWEIKLFGEKQEKTMTTRTVTGKLPPQRHILADTSTGNTQSNANKTIVTKTTIVVGPKATPEEIKEKMEQQLRIQRAAHNQKRQLELQKQQQQAATNAPTVKPDLQRAEEEGTLQKPNIIGNRRVVVKNPDGTTRIIHQTISAPTPKTAAQGGVSSDASSTQTPSAPAQHKVQIIRGPDGKVSVRGLNPGQQLIQMPDGKLHVLTTTPGAANKTVALKPAPTAGKTVIATQPKQVAASPVNANRQQVVVKQIVKPVEQKKVVTQKIVAGGQSQIITQNSQQNVVQQTVSGTAAQKIITSTGQIVSSPSGTQKIITSSGNIQHLLVQACQKVVGSNVPVQKVLISSPSSQQQQQQQQQQQPVQQQILVQNAQGVQPQQQIVINQQGQKVIQQLVQTGNQQQVIQRILLSPGQRLVTTQQPSQGNSQQIQVLQQQIIQPAQQQQIIQPHVVVQPAQQQVQQQQVVQKVVQRQQPQLVQQQVVQQQVVQQQQVVQQQSQQQQQPQTNNHQVVVQNSALAQQLAQGKLQVANVNGQQVIIRPLGNNQAQIVAHIKTQSDGNAHIVTNSNFMEGESTTPEIQSPAKVVVRQQAVQVNPATESVQKVQSQVQQPPQLQQVQQQQIVQQQNPGLAPSIEQSLLQGQPPGTVIKCVTAQVIQTDHGPRIVLQGLTGNDFTPQQLALVQQQVKQQLLKAQESSGKQGVLGPTKIYLAVQPSPAGQQATSAQPPPLAPVQQSPQQQQSKLGRVSSSMHQIVLLVKRNS; this is encoded by the exons ATGTCGGGTCGCGGGTCACGTAAACGCGGCCGACCGCCTAAAACAATAACATCGGATCGTCCTAGTAAATTCAACTATCAGCTtatgaaaaaaccaaagtatcTGACAAAAGGATCTGATTCACAATTTAGTACACCATCAGCATCGCGCGCCTCATCGCCACAAGGTAGCGATGCAAGTAGACGAAGTGTATCGCGTCCATCAATGAGTAAATCGTCGTCGTCAACGGCTAGAGGTCGTGGACGACGCGGTGGTGCTTCCAATACATCGTATAATGCATCGACATCATATTCAAGAAAAG GCTATGAATCAGAATATCACTACGGTTCCGATTTTGGGGATTCAACGGACAAGAGCGACGCGGATGATGATCCCTTACTCATGTCACCAACTGACGACGAGAGCATTGACAACGATCATGATAGCGATAGCGACTTTTCTGTAAATAGTTTTGGCCCAACACCGAATGGTGTTGGACGGCCGCCAAGACCGCCAAGTCCTGATCCGATTTGGTTACAAGATCGGGAAGTCCCGACCCTTACATTACCATCATCTTCTGATGATCTTCTCCTTTCCAAGGAGTATACACTGCGAGCGGCTACGATATATGAAGTTTTGAGAAGGTTTCGTAATCAAATCCGGTTGTCCCCATTTCGGTTTGAAGATTTTTGTGGAGCTTTGGTGTGTGACGAGCAGAGCGCTCTATTGGCTGAAATTCATATGATGCTGTTGAAGGCGATGTTGCGGGAGGAGGATATGCAAGCTACACATTTCGGGCCGTTGGATCAGAAAGACAGTATTAATATTACATTGTATTTGATGGATAATATGACGTGGCCGGAAATTTTAAGGAGTTATGTGGAAAGCGATTCGGTATTTGATAGAAATATTCTAGAAATACTGTCAACACGCGAATACCCCTACACTGGAATCGAAGATCGACTAACAGTTCTTCAATTTCTAACTGATCAATTTCTTGTGACAACTTGCATCCGGGATGATATGCTCCAAGAGGGCCCTATTCATTACGACGATCACTGTCGTATTTGTCATCGATTGGGAAAGCTTCTGTGTTGTGAGACGTGTCCTGCCGTTTTCCACTTGGAGTGTGTCGATCCGCCCTTAGTTGATGTACCTAATGAAGACTGGCAATGTAGTATTTGTAAGGCGCATAAAATTTCTGGCGTGTCTGATTGTATCTCGACTCAGGAGAAGCAAGGGATACTTATTCGTCAAGATTGCTTGGGGTACGATCGGCACGGACGCAAATTTTGGTATGTGTGTCGGCGGATATTCGTGGAAGATCAAGAATCGAAGGACATTTGGTATTATAGTACAGTAGAACAATTGGAGTATCTGCTTTCGAAGTTAGATGAAAAAGAGCTGGAGGCAGGTTTGTGTAGAGAAATCAATGACATGAAAGAAGAGATCGTCCGACAGATGAAAATCACAGAAACACTAACGAATGAAAATAAGGGTAGTAAAAAGTCTTATTTCGAAGTAGAAAATGAGAGGATCGCAAAGCTTAGAGAAAGTGGCGAGTCTGAAGATGTTGACGGAAATCAGAATTCAGATTCATCAGGCGAAACTGACCCCAATAAAAGTCTTGTCGAACGGAAAAATTCTAATGCTGGCGAAGGGGACCTGCGCATGACAAGAAACAAGCTGAGTCAATTGTCAAATGGAACTCTCTACTTCAAGTTGGCAATGGAAAACGGATTCAAAACATACGTGAATCAGTACACCACAAATCCAATAGCCTTGAATAAACCACAGCGAAATGAAGAGCGTGATAAAAAGCGACATCTTTCGCACAAGTTCTCGTTGACCACGGCATCTGAGTTTAAATGGACTGGAATGCCGAATGGGATCAGTGAGACTGGAGTTATATCAGCGTTACGGCAAACTTTTTTGACATTGGAGCAGGCAATTGTAACGCCATTCATGAATCCCAATTGGCAATCTCTAAGGAAAACATGGGTTGCGGCTGTAACGGCGTGTTCCAAGCCATACGAATTTGCTTGTGTGTTAACCGTTCTGCAAACTTGTTTCAAAAGTGTGATTTATGCGAATGTCTGGCATGAACAATTAGGTCATACTAAACTACAGAGGATAACGTCAGGTGAGCgagaggaaaagaaaaaatcggAGAAGCGGGAAAAGCGTGAACGAGATGATGAAGAGGAACGAAATCGATTAGCATACAATTATGTTAAATACACTCTAGGATTGAAACATCAGGTGTGGAAGCAGAAGGGCGAGGAGTATCGAATTCACGGACAGTGGGGTTGGATTTGGATGTCATATGGACGGCGGCAAGTTCGCATGCCAAGAGTGCTCGATAAAATGGTTCCCAATAAAGTTATGATGCGCATAAAGAAAGACGATATCGAACGAGTTATATCCGTCGACAGGCGAACACAAATTGTCCTTAAtagtttaaatgaaaattccAAACCTGATGACTTGGCGACCTATGCTGAGATGAAAAATGTTGATGTGCTTCCAGTTACTCAAAAATTTGAAGAGATCGATGTTTCAAAGGCTCTCACAACGCCCGGGAGATTGCTTTACCCCAAAATTGCCAAAAAATCGAAGCTTGACGATCTCCTGTCGCGTCGAATAAAGCTCAAGGAAATGGAAGAGGACAGACTGACATGTggcgagaagaaagaagacgaTGTGGACGTCGTGAACGACACGACGCCGGCAACAAACGATGCGAAATTGGCAACACAAACCCAACAATCTCCACAGCCGATACAGTCCTCCCTCGAGAGAGAGTTGATTCGTCTGTCAACCGGATCCAAGCCGAATCAAGCATCAAACGTCAATGTCGAATTAGTAAACAGCTTAgcgaaaaaaatccaaactgtTCGTCACCAATTTGGTATTCTTAATCGGTTTGCCAAGTCATATCGATGTTATTCGCAGAGTTGTAATACGAATTCGAATTCATTGGCGCAAATCAATCAACAGACTTGTTATTCGCCCCTTTGCCTGCAGAAAGCTCGTGCGAAGCGAGAATTGCTCCTTCTCTTGAGGAAGGCTCACACCGCTGGGAATGGCAAGGAGACGGTTGCCGCAATATTGGGTGCTGTAAAGAAACCCTCAATCCTCGAGCAAAAGCTAATGGAAGGAAAAAATAATGGGAACTATTCGGTTGATGATCCTGACGACTATCGCCATTCGGAAGACACACCAACTGATGTACTAAACGACTTTAGGACTGCAATAGCAAACTCTTTCGGGTGTGAAGAATCTCTAATTGCGTCTTGTATTAAATTAACCAAAGATGATATAAAAGTAGAACCCACCACAGAAGATAATATTAAAAACGAGACGATAAAGGAGGAAGTAATAAAACCAGAACTTGAAAATGACAATGCAATGGAAGTTGCCGGGCATGAAGTGGTCGAATCTGAGGTCACGATCAAAACTGAGTCGGACAGCCCCAATGCCAAACGTATTCGCCTTGAAGATGGTCTTGTGGATGTAGACAGCAACCCACCACCGAGTATAGACATTGAGAGCTCAGAATCACTGCCCgatttcatggatgaggacagttCGAGTCGGAAGTCTCGCAAATCGCGGAGATCTACTAGAGCTGCTAACTTGGACTACTCGAGGAACGGACAGAAGAACGGTTCCGATAAACCCTCGAATGATGAGGCTTCCGGCGATAAGAAACCTTTTCAAGCAAAATCTAACCGAAGATTTCCAATTGGCGGGAAACCCATTAAGCGGGAagacaaatgcaaatttgaaaaagaactGGCTCCGAACGGTGAAGAACGAATATACACCGTTACAAATCCCCGCGGGAAGATTTGCTTGAAGCAGATTAAAGTCGAAAGCCGACTGACAAAGGTGCAATCGCAGAAAGTGAACGTAAAATTCCCTCTTGTGGCAAACTTCAATACGCATCGAGGATTGAAGACAATTATGATGTTGCCACGCCACGAGGCTCTGAAGCTTGCTCGTATTGGAGGTAAGATTGCTGTGGGGGGATACCATCACATGGCAAAGAATAATACATCCGTTTGGCCGTACCCCTGCTCGCGACCTCTATTCAAAACTTGTTGGTTATATCGCATGTCTAATGCGCGAACACTGTCGGCGGTTGCACTGCAGTTCCGCATTCTGTGGTGTTGTTTACGCTGGGACGATATGGTCACCAAGCCGCCTACGACTGACGGCAAACATCAAATCACTACCGAGACAGAAATTGTTACTTTGGAGTTGTTGAAACATCGACATTTAGGCAAATATTCTGAGAAAACGCAATATTTGAGGCGGAAAGTTGTTATTCCTTTGGAGCTACCAAAGACGGTTAGAG AAGTAACATCGATACGGTCCGGTCTTCGAAAACGCAAGCGAGCCGAATCGCCTCAACAGACAGAGCCGCAAGTCACCGAAGAATGGGTTGACGAAGAGAAACTGGAGTTATGGGAAATCAAATTGTTCGGTGAAAAACAAGAGAAAACCATGACAACTCGGACGGTAACTGGCAAGTTGCCGCCTCAAAGACATATTCTAGCTGATACCTCAACGGGCAATACACAGAGCAATGCTAATAAAACAATCGTTACTAAAACAACTATTGTTGTTGGGCCAAAGGCCACGCCAGAAGAAATCAAAGAGAAGATGGAGCAACAGTTGCGAATACAGCGGGCAGCACATAATCAAAAACGGCAGCTGGAATTGCAAAAGCAACAGCAACAAG CCGCTACTAACGCTCCCACTGTCAAGCCCGATTTGCAAAGGGCTGAGGAGGAAG GAACTCTTCAAAAACCAAACATCATTGGAAATCGTCGGGTTGTTGTGAAAAATCCAGATGGAACAACAAGAATTATTCATCAAACCATTTCTGCACCCACACCGAAAACGGCTGCACAAGGTGGGGTATCCTCTGATGCTTCATCGACACAAACTCCGTCGGCACCGGCTCAACATAAAGTCCAAATTATACGAGGGCCGGATGGAAAAGTCAGCGTGAGAGGGCTGAATCCCGGTCAACAGCTAATTCAAATGCCAGATGGGAAGCTACATGTTCTCACGACAACTCCAG GAGCTGCAAATAAAACTGTTGCTTTGAAACCCGCCCCGACAGCAGGGAAGACAGTCATTGCAACACAACCAAAACAAGTTGCAGCTTCGCCTGTGAACGCGAATCGGCAGCAAGTAGTTGTAAAACAAATTGTAAAACCCGTCGAGCAGAAAAAAGTTGTCACGCAAAAG ATTGTCGCTGGTGGTCAGAGTCAAATTATCacacaaaattcacaacaaaaCGTCGTGCAGCAAACAGTTTCTGGTACAGCAGCCCAAAAAATCATCACATCGACTGGCCAGATTGTTTCTTCTCCTAGTGGCACTCAGAAAATCATAACTTCCTCTGGCAATATTCAACACCTTCTAGTTCAAGCATGTCAGAAAGTTGTCGGGTCAAATGTTCCTGTCCAGAAAGTGTTAATTTCCTCTCCTTCGTcccagcaacagcagcagcaacaacagcaacagcagcCCGTCCAACAACAAATCCTTGTACAAAATGCGCAGGGTGTTCAGCCACAACAGCAAATCGTCATCAATCAGCAAGGCCAGAAGGTGATACAGCAATTAGTGCAAACAGGAAATCAGCAACAAGTCATTCAAAGGATATTACTGAGTCCTGGTCAAAGACTAGTTACAACTCAGCAACCCAGTCAAGGCAATTCTCAGCAGATTCAAGTTTTGCAACAGCAGATTATTCAGCCTGCCCAACAGCAGCAAATCATCCAACCTCATGTTGTTGTTCAGCCAGCACAACAGCAAGTGCAACAGCAGCAAGTCGTTCAAAAAGTTGTGCAACGGCAGCAACCGCAATTGGTGCAACAGCAGGTAGTACAACAGCAAGTTGTACAGCAGCAACAAGTTGTTCAGCAACAATcgcagcagcaacagcaaccACAGACAAACAATCATCAAGTTGTCGTTCAAAATTCTGCTCTAGCACAGCAGTTAGCGCAGGGTAAGCTGCAGGTCGCAAACGTTAATGGTCAGCAGGTTATTATTCGACCGTTAGGCAACAATCAAGCTCAAATTGTGGCCCACATTAAAACCCAAAGTGATGGCAATGCTCATATTGTCACCAATTCAAATTTCATGGAAGGTGAATCCACCACACCGGAAATTCAATCACCAGCAAAAGTAGTTGTACGACAACAGGCCGTACAGGTGAATCCTGCTACAGAATCAGTTCAGAAAGTGCAGTCTCAAGTGCAGCAGCCACCTCAGTTGCAGCAAGTGCAACAGCAGCAAATTGTGCAGCAGCAGAATCCTGGTTTGGCGCCGTCAATAGAACAATCACTTCTTCAGGGACAGCCGCCTGGAACAGTGATAAAATGTGTTACGGCGCAAGTTATACAGACCGATCATGGTCCGCGGATAGTTTTACAAGGTCTGACAGGGAACGATTTTACACCGCAGCAATTGGCACTGGTTCAGCAGCAAGTCAAGCAACAGTTGCTTAAAG